The following DNA comes from Pieris napi chromosome 18, ilPieNapi1.2, whole genome shotgun sequence.
tgcaatcaaaaactatttttaataatgccaaagaagtataactttttatgcgcgtacataagtacacgcacccttttttttttaatatgaccagaatttaaaaaaaatcatacaagACATAAAATTTACctcattattttttagattcgGAAAAATCGGATTTTCGAACAGCGGATATACGGAATATCGTCAAAATAATAGTGATGTACTCCACCTCAACACCCTTCAGATGGTCCTACAGCAAATATATGTGTTTTTTCTGTGACAAAGTTTTCATCAAAATATCCGAACTGAAACAGCATAATTACGAACATTTTGAGACAAAATTGGATGACGCATTAAAATGCATCAATACAGAGACGAAAGTAAAATTGGAAATCACAGACTTGGCCTGCAAAGCTTGTCCAAAAGATATGCAAACATTAGATGATTTTCTAGATCATGTCACAATAACACACAAACAGAACTTTAATAACGCCGTACGTTGTTCCATCTTCGCTTTTCGAATTACGGATTCTGAGGCGCCATGCCCAGAATGTCATCAAAATTTCACCTTTTTCGGAAATCTATTGTCACACGTCTACAAGAATCACCTAACATCCGGCCCTTTACTCTGTGACTCCTGTGGCAAGGGTTTTTTGACGAAATTCATGTtgaaaaaacatataaagtTAACGCATAGTAACACTGAGTACAGCTGTCAAAAGTGCAATCAAACATTCAGGACGCATGGCGCGTATTCGTACCACAGACTATCGCACAAGGGCGAATTCCCTTGTCCGCAGTGTACCGAAAAGTTCCCTTCTTGGTATCTTCGTAAACGTCACATTGCATTTGTCCATGACAAGACCTTGCAAATCTCCTGCGAATTGTGTTCGAAGAAATTCGTGAAATATAACTCTTTAAAATGGCATTTAATGTCCGTACATCACAATGATAAACCATTTTCGTGCGAAATGTGTGACTTTAAGTGTATAAATAAGACATATTTGAAGCGACACATGGTTAGCCATTTGGATACAAGGCCATTTCAGTGTCATATTTGTGTAAAATCTTTTCAGCGGAAGGAACATTTAGAAACACATGTACGTATACATACAAACGATAAGCGGTTTGTATGTAAGGAATGTGGGAAGGGATTTGTGCAAGTGACCGGTCTCAAAGTACATGTAAGAGCGCACCATTCGAAGTCTGATACATAAGCCACGCAATtgggtttttgaaaaaaaaatattgattttttttaatgtattttaaaactttattgttaacaaataacttaaaaagaatttttttttcaattaattttatataaacaattaaaaattgatgaaatttaaataaaaatcacgtgACTATAAACGCGCCATGAATGATCGATCACCATGTTGTGACGTCATAATGTTAAAGCAATTTAACAGTACAGCGTTTACggctattaatatatatataaatattaatagtgttTTGatcttgttatttaaatatattcaataacaaaatcaaaacactgtatgtattatttttctatcaacTGCAATGAGTGAAAACTAACATTATGACGTCGCTCGGGCTTGTTCGGCGTGTTTTCGGTACTggattcaaaaattatttattattttgaaataacttttgaattattgggaaaaaaaataaaaaaaaatagttttgttataaaacttataaatgatCTTTCCCTTtatcataaaacatttttttttcaaaaactcgATTGGGGAATGGGGCgaccaaataaaataaacgataTCTAAAACTGTTGTAATGAGTGACTATTCAACTTTGTATCTCAAGTCTCAAACTCGTATTGAGTGCTGTCAAATATCTTACACATAAAATGGTTTGACAGTTTTTGACATAAGATTAAAATTTGATTGACGTTCTAGAAAACGGACCTTTAACAGTAATGTCAAAGAATCATCTAGATGTTTTCATACCTAGTTGTACTAAGACTCATATTCCAGAGCGTTacttaaacttaaatctagtttGTCAAATAATATTCCGTATTCGAAGATTGACATTTGGCATTGCTTAAGGATTCAGTTTTGTCATAGCTTTCTCTAGTCTCATAAATTGGGAtggattttaattgtaaaatatacgtcgttaaaaattatagcgataaaaaaaacaattaatatatatggaatatatattaattgtataacgCCATgtaaattttacgaaatgtttttcatttaaggagtttatatttttttattgtctgtGGCACCGGCCGATGGTGTGTTTGGCgccgtaaaatatttatggtacctttttattaattcgatTGGAATGGccataaaatctttaaaaaaaaacatttatgagTTCAGATATAGTAAAGTATAAAACTACAAAACGGTATAATGACACGTCACATTTGTGTTTTAATAACCCTCACTaagttacaattatatttctttttaataacgcTATAAAATGTAGAAACTTATGTTAATTTATGGAAAATTTCCTATATCAACACTGAAAATCACGATCAAtaataagatatttaattcattttattattattatatacctatgtatttacattgaggtaataaaactaaattggcACAGATCTCTATTGTTCGTGTGATGGATGTTTAGTATTAAAGATTGTGATATtaagctaatttttttaatggttattttagatacttaaatatttatgtgatATTAGTGTATGCAatgtaatgtttaattatagtgcttatatataaatcagaaacaaataataaaatgattttatttccTATCTTTTGTttcgttattattataatattatttaaaagtaccTATGGATTGAGAAGTGCATTGAACACCGATTAATTGCTTTGTAGGTAAATAGTTTTAGTCAAACAGATGTTTAATTACTACTAGAAGCCGATCTAATCTAATGAAATCTACTTTATTGTGATGTTTTAATTAGCATTTGCTATAATATCTACGCTATCATGTCACTtggggtatgttccgatatacactgcgagtactgtatagtgctcccactgttcaaaaatttgttccgctatggactgcagtatacagccgcagcgtcctaggaaatatatgacgtcacaaatccccgctatacttctactgcgagcactggcgttttcgaggtaaggtactcgcagtgctttgatcacgtgatcaatcaaaaccacttgaatgcctaacggctgatataacttacagtttaataacaaacatttaaaattctaacttactttctttgtagtattaattcaattgacagttaatattaatatagatttttttaatgcgataatactccaataatagtttttcttgttgaattgaaaaactttgatgcactcatttgaaacctgtgtcgaaaaacgaagctgactagtatactggactgcgttccgttttaaattgtcaccagtatagctggctatagagaaacggttcacagtatactaaattgacggtactctgtacagtggtcgcagtgtatatcggaacatacccttgATTGACTTCTACCTAAGTTACCTTGAATCTGTAGCCGTATTGACCGGAATTTTGACAAAGGGATGGATTAAATTGTCAACGTCAGTGTAAAGTCAAACCGGAAGTCAATAGTCAGTGTAATTTGGTATTACAATTTACGACAATGATATTAACATCCGTTTGTACGTATTACGATATGagttagattattattttataaaaaataaaacgaattCAAATATGTTTctctatttattaagtattttatcattatgtgTGCAAGTAGTTTTTGTGACCTTAGCCATAGGTACGTATATCCTTTTAGTACAAACTTATTTATACCGATAAGATTAACagcaatatattattttatatcttaagCAATACGCTAAAAATAAACCAATTGTTTAATCATTTGGCATACTTAATGTAATAACTGAACGtttgtgtataaaattataatagtttcatttattttcttaacgcaaactgttattttatgttatgtagtaaaatttgatttctgtcggtcttatttaaaaatgctaaGGTTGATTTGCGTTTTGGAGctaaattcttaattttactTCTAATTCTACCAAAcacaatttttcatttaaattgattattaaaatttatgttaatttaataggGCAGTTCCTCCAATACtatgtttaatgtaatttaacttttaaattaaatgagaactatattgtatattattaacacaaagCTTAATTATGACACTCTAACAACAAAACATGTTAACTTATAGTACttgtattacatttaaaataaagaaagtttAATTCTACCAATATTATGATTGAATGTCTATAGGTGTATGTGAACATGTCCTAGCCTCTGATTTTTTCTTGAAATCAGGATACTTTTATGGCCCTTGCTTCTCTGGG
Coding sequences within:
- the LOC125058376 gene encoding gastrula zinc finger protein XlCGF8.2DB-like; the protein is MYSTSTPFRWSYSKYMCFFCDKVFIKISELKQHNYEHFETKLDDALKCINTETKVKLEITDLACKACPKDMQTLDDFLDHVTITHKQNFNNAVRCSIFAFRITDSEAPCPECHQNFTFFGNLLSHVYKNHLTSGPLLCDSCGKGFLTKFMLKKHIKLTHSNTEYSCQKCNQTFRTHGAYSYHRLSHKGEFPCPQCTEKFPSWYLRKRHIAFVHDKTLQISCELCSKKFVKYNSLKWHLMSVHHNDKPFSCEMCDFKCINKTYLKRHMVSHLDTRPFQCHICVKSFQRKEHLETHVRIHTNDKRFVCKECGKGFVQVTGLKVHVRAHHSKSDT